One window of Mauremys mutica isolate MM-2020 ecotype Southern chromosome 6, ASM2049712v1, whole genome shotgun sequence genomic DNA carries:
- the TMEM267 gene encoding transmembrane protein 267 encodes MLFAMASETEKAHALLQTFSTASVISSLGLGIFCFIADRLLQFSFIQQHDWLRALSDNAVHGVVGIWSWVIVIGLRKKSDFSEVILAGFLSSVIDVDHFFLARSLSLQAALTLPQRPLLHCSTVIPVVAVTLKFIMHLFRLKDSWCFLPWMLCISWTSHHVRDGIRHGLWICPFGKTAPLPYWFYVAITASLPHLCSFLMYLTGTGELMSIKHGIHIDV; translated from the exons ATGTTATTTGCTATGGCATCTGAGACTGAAAAGGCTCATGCTCTTCTCCAAACTTTCAGCACAGCTTCAGTTATTTCCAGTTTAGGATTGGGAATATTCTGCTTCATAGCAGACCGACTTCTGCAGTTCTCTTTCATTCAGCAACACGACTGGCTCCGAGCTCTCTCTGATAATGCAGTGCATGGTGTGGTGGGAATATGGTCCTGGGTGATAGTGATTGGGCTCAGGAAGAAGAGTGACTTTAGTGAAGTCATTTTAGCTGGTTTCCTCTCTTCTGTCATTGATGTCGACCATTTTTTTCTAGCTCGCTCCCTTTCATTACAG GCTGCTCTGACTCTTCCACAAAGACCACTTCTTCATTGTTCTACTGTGATTCCTGTTGTGGCTGTGACATTAAAGTTTATTATGCACCTTTTCAGGCTTAAGGACTCATGGTGCTTTCTTCCCTGGATGTTGTGTATATCCTGGACTTCTCACCATGTCCGTGATGGAATTCGTCATGGCCTCTGGATCTGTCCATTTGGAAAAACTGCTCCCTTGCCATACTGGTTTTATGTGGCAATCACAGCATCTTTACCTCATCTGTGTTCATTTCTTATGTATTTAACAGGGACCGGAGAACTAATGTCTATAAAACATGGAATTCACATTGATGTCTAA